A genomic region of Bernardetia sp. ABR2-2B contains the following coding sequences:
- a CDS encoding sterol desaturase family protein gives MIWSYEHIKDSFDKISQSDPVTYFAPFFLLLILLELGIDLAQKKEWYNKKDAFASIVMGIGSVFLSLLAKIFYIGIYMWIYDNFRLFTLPNVWWVWILLVFADDFSFYWHHRLSHQVRILWAAHSNHHSAQSYNLAVALRQSWTEMFYKYIFWLWLPLLGFHPIMMFVMMSISLIYQFFLHTEAVGKLGFLEYFMNTPSHHRVHHATNIKYLDRNHAGIFIIWDRLFGTFIKEDEEKPIYGLTQNLETYNPIRIASHEYEKIWEDIRKPISWKNRIKYMVKPPGWSHDGSRKTTKELVNEMKKNK, from the coding sequence ATGATTTGGAGTTACGAACATATAAAAGATTCATTTGATAAAATAAGCCAAAGCGACCCAGTTACCTATTTTGCTCCTTTTTTTCTGTTGCTGATTTTATTAGAATTAGGAATTGATTTAGCGCAGAAAAAAGAATGGTATAACAAAAAAGATGCTTTTGCTTCAATAGTGATGGGAATTGGTTCTGTATTTTTGAGTCTTTTAGCTAAGATTTTTTATATCGGAATTTATATGTGGATTTATGATAACTTCCGTCTATTTACACTGCCAAATGTTTGGTGGGTTTGGATTTTGCTTGTCTTTGCTGATGATTTTTCTTTTTATTGGCATCATCGTTTGAGCCATCAGGTACGTATTTTATGGGCTGCTCACTCAAATCATCATTCGGCACAGAGTTATAATTTGGCTGTTGCGCTGCGCCAAAGTTGGACAGAAATGTTTTATAAATATATTTTCTGGTTATGGCTGCCTTTGCTTGGTTTTCATCCAATTATGATGTTTGTGATGATGTCTATCAGTCTTATTTATCAATTCTTTTTGCATACAGAGGCTGTTGGAAAGCTTGGTTTCTTAGAGTATTTTATGAATACGCCTTCTCATCATAGAGTTCACCACGCTACCAATATCAAATATTTAGATAGAAATCATGCAGGGATTTTTATTATTTGGGATAGACTTTTTGGAACATTTATAAAAGAAGATGAAGAAAAACCAATCTACGGACTTACTCAAAACTTAGAAACTTATAATCCGATTCGTATTGCTTCTCATGAATATGAAAAAATTTGGGAAGACATAAGAAAGCCTATTTCTTGGAAGAATAGAATAAAATACATGGTGAAACCCCCAGGTTGGAGTCATGACGGAAGTCGAAAAACTACAAAAGAGTTGGTAAATGAGATGAAGAAGAATAAATAA
- a CDS encoding MaoC family dehydratase, whose amino-acid sequence MNTTEKLNEKDEYRLTFSYSQEQVNKFAEVTGDNNPLHLNEEYAATTMFKRPIMHGFLGASVFSKIFGTLFPGEGTIYMNQTMNFMRPMFVDTDYEAVMTITEISREKNRAKVQTQVIDKTTRKVTINGEATVINQNRL is encoded by the coding sequence ATGAACACCACAGAAAAGCTAAATGAAAAAGATGAATATCGTCTTACCTTTTCCTATTCACAAGAACAAGTTAATAAATTTGCTGAAGTAACAGGCGATAATAATCCTTTGCATCTCAATGAAGAATATGCAGCAACAACTATGTTTAAACGTCCGATTATGCATGGATTTTTGGGAGCAAGTGTTTTCTCAAAAATTTTCGGAACACTCTTTCCTGGGGAGGGAACAATTTATATGAATCAAACAATGAATTTTATGCGTCCAATGTTTGTAGATACAGATTATGAAGCTGTTATGACAATTACAGAAATTAGCAGAGAAAAAAACCGTGCAAAAGTGCAGACACAAGTCATTGATAAGACGACTAGAAAAGTTACGATTAATGGAGAAGCGACCGTGATTAATCAGAATAGACTATAA
- a CDS encoding SiaC family regulatory phosphoprotein gives MENELLIKSKANQQGFKASIYANAKQRKIVISDCANRFTEQELLPFKNWLEYYFKNNKELLTIEFINVFDSLPFVQPKEDNFIINKRFRENTENLLAKVVQSLSSFNFLIVGKWGMGVYVSGQFPTIKGNFETGVIEISGEMYNSYSLDFMHPFFCWVEKLLQSDIKQVHIYLKIDYLSTAYMRRLAEIATALSSWSERTRKKSLWTWYCLEDDEDTKEWFNDIFKMSDNLSHLKCEAIELDKRQWDKLLK, from the coding sequence ATGGAAAACGAACTTTTGATAAAAAGTAAAGCCAACCAACAGGGTTTTAAAGCTAGTATTTATGCAAATGCAAAACAAAGAAAAATTGTTATTTCAGATTGTGCAAACCGTTTTACAGAACAAGAACTTTTGCCTTTTAAAAATTGGTTAGAATACTATTTCAAAAACAATAAAGAGTTATTGACTATTGAGTTTATTAATGTTTTCGATTCTCTTCCATTTGTCCAGCCCAAAGAAGATAATTTTATAATAAACAAGCGTTTTAGAGAAAATACTGAAAATCTGTTAGCAAAGGTTGTTCAATCACTTTCTAGCTTTAATTTTTTGATTGTAGGCAAATGGGGAATGGGAGTTTATGTTTCAGGACAGTTTCCCACAATAAAAGGAAATTTTGAGACAGGTGTTATAGAAATATCTGGAGAAATGTATAATTCTTACTCTTTAGACTTTATGCACCCTTTCTTTTGTTGGGTTGAAAAATTACTTCAAAGTGATATAAAACAAGTTCATATCTATCTTAAAATAGATTATCTCTCTACAGCTTATATGAGACGACTGGCAGAAATAGCAACAGCATTGTCTAGCTGGTCAGAAAGAACAAGGAAAAAGTCTTTATGGACTTGGTATTGTTTAGAGGATGATGAAGATACTAAAGAATGGTTCAACGATATTTTTAAGATGAGTGATAACCTTTCACATCTGAAATGTGAAGCTATTGAATTAGATAAAAGGCAGTGGGATAAATTATTGAAATAA
- a CDS encoding NADH-quinone oxidoreductase subunit M, producing MDNFILSLIFWFPLLGAIFCLIPFKEKQTHLYKWIGVGVLSIELILVGMMLFFAKVNLDTSIFDTQNLLLSEKYTWWHISLGKFGILHADYFLGIDANNVLLITLSALVLWIGSLVSVFSKKALLRPRLYFFLYLLLSSAVMGSFLSLDFLLFFICFEFMLLPMYFLIGIWGGKKKEYAAIKFIIYTLIGSVLILIAGIIIVNSGIDIQKTALELGVSSEEIISKIKNSNLIIENSSQIVHSFDMIAFKDANYFLPQSMLFAYEGNSVRIAIFFLLLVGFAIKLPIAPLHTWLPIAHVEASTPISMVLAGVLLKVGGYGLLRLPFSVFTDVAIDFSFWIGTWGVFSMIYGAFLALGQTHLKRMIAYSSVSHMGFVLLGLAVINVEGTNGAMYQMISHGLISPLLFLLVGVLYEQTNDLTIDNYSGLFHKLPQYTAFVGIAFFAGLGLPTFSSFIAELTIFLGVFSSDYLPIWLGVLSATTLILTASYFLWTYKRMFLGNFQLHHTLKKTDLRDISTSQKIIASILIFFIVLLGIFPSLVFGWF from the coding sequence ATGGATAATTTTATTCTCTCTCTTATTTTTTGGTTTCCATTACTGGGAGCTATTTTTTGCTTGATTCCTTTTAAAGAAAAACAAACTCATCTTTATAAATGGATTGGTGTGGGTGTTCTTTCTATCGAACTGATTTTGGTAGGAATGATGCTATTTTTTGCGAAGGTAAATTTAGACACATCTATTTTTGATACACAAAATTTACTTTTATCCGAAAAATATACGTGGTGGCATATTAGTTTAGGAAAGTTTGGAATTTTACATGCTGATTATTTTCTTGGAATAGATGCCAACAATGTTCTTTTGATTACTCTTTCAGCTCTTGTATTGTGGATTGGAAGTTTGGTTTCTGTCTTTTCTAAAAAAGCTCTTTTGCGTCCTCGTCTGTATTTTTTCTTATATTTATTGCTCTCTTCGGCTGTGATGGGCAGTTTTCTGTCTTTAGATTTTCTCCTTTTCTTTATTTGCTTTGAATTTATGCTACTCCCTATGTATTTTTTGATAGGAATTTGGGGAGGAAAAAAGAAAGAGTATGCAGCAATAAAATTTATTATTTATACTTTAATAGGTTCTGTATTGATATTAATAGCAGGAATCATTATTGTAAACTCTGGAATAGACATACAAAAAACAGCTTTAGAACTAGGAGTATCATCAGAAGAAATTATATCAAAAATCAAAAATTCTAATCTTATTATTGAAAACTCTAGTCAGATTGTGCATTCTTTTGATATGATTGCTTTCAAAGATGCGAATTATTTTCTTCCTCAGTCTATGCTTTTCGCTTACGAAGGAAACTCCGTACGTATAGCTATTTTCTTTTTACTTTTAGTTGGTTTTGCCATCAAATTACCTATTGCACCTCTACATACATGGTTGCCAATCGCTCATGTAGAAGCTTCAACTCCTATTTCAATGGTTTTGGCTGGTGTTCTTTTGAAAGTCGGGGGCTATGGACTTTTACGTCTTCCTTTTTCTGTTTTTACTGATGTAGCAATAGATTTTTCATTTTGGATAGGTACTTGGGGAGTTTTTTCTATGATTTATGGAGCTTTTTTAGCTCTTGGACAAACACACCTCAAGAGAATGATTGCTTATTCTTCCGTTTCTCATATGGGTTTTGTTCTTTTAGGTTTGGCAGTCATAAACGTGGAGGGAACAAACGGAGCAATGTATCAAATGATTAGCCACGGACTTATTTCGCCTTTGCTTTTTCTTTTAGTAGGTGTTCTTTACGAACAAACAAATGATTTGACTATTGATAATTACAGTGGTCTTTTTCACAAGCTTCCTCAGTACACAGCTTTTGTAGGAATTGCTTTTTTTGCAGGTTTGGGGCTTCCTACTTTTTCTAGCTTTATTGCTGAACTAACTATTTTCTTAGGCGTTTTTTCTTCTGATTATTTACCGATTTGGTTAGGAGTTTTATCTGCAACAACATTAATTCTGACAGCTAGTTACTTTCTTTGGACGTATAAAAGAATGTTTTTAGGAAATTTTCAGCTCCATCACACCCTTAAAAAAACAGATTTGAGAGATATTTCTACTTCTCAAAAAATCATTGCTTCTATCTTAATTTTCTTTATCGTTCTTTTAGGAATTTTTCCTTCTTTGGTGTTTGGATGGTTCTAA
- a CDS encoding nuclear transport factor 2 family protein, translating into MNSKEEKEQLITDFYTAFINKDAEKMANCYTDDIVFNDPVFKNLKGEEARDMWRMLLGSATDLKVSFSNVEVIGNKGSANWEAIYPFSKTGNTVHNKIKANFEFENGKIVRHTDDFDLWKWAGMALGMSGKLLGWTSFVQNKIKDTAQQTLDKYRAKKKEA; encoded by the coding sequence ATGAACTCTAAAGAAGAAAAAGAACAATTAATTACTGATTTTTATACTGCTTTTATCAATAAAGATGCAGAAAAAATGGCAAATTGTTATACTGATGATATTGTTTTTAATGACCCTGTTTTCAAAAATTTGAAAGGAGAAGAAGCTAGAGATATGTGGAGAATGCTCTTAGGAAGTGCAACTGATTTGAAGGTTTCTTTTTCGAATGTAGAGGTAATAGGAAACAAAGGTTCAGCAAACTGGGAAGCAATTTATCCATTTAGCAAAACAGGAAATACTGTTCATAATAAAATAAAAGCAAATTTTGAGTTTGAAAACGGAAAAATTGTTCGTCATACTGATGATTTTGATTTATGGAAATGGGCAGGAATGGCTCTAGGAATGTCTGGAAAGCTTTTGGGTTGGACTTCCTTTGTTCAGAATAAAATTAAAGATACAGCTCAACAAACATTAGACAAGTATAGAGCAAAAAAGAAAGAAGCATAA
- a CDS encoding DsbA family protein — MKLIYIYDALCGWCYGFAPAMRDFYKNHKNDFETIDVISGGMITGDRIGAIGEVAPYIKNAYKDVENRTGVKFGETFLQDILEEGSAIFTSIPPSIALSVFKKEAQENPKLAGEKNEKVLYFAEDLQSLIYFDGIVPKDYSKYGKLATKYGLNNNDFVEKMNNPDYEKLAQKDFQLSQDFGVNGFPTLIIQKGEEFYLFARGFVDLTELERRFEAMKSSV, encoded by the coding sequence ATGAAACTAATATATATTTATGATGCCCTTTGTGGCTGGTGTTATGGTTTTGCTCCTGCAATGCGTGATTTTTATAAAAACCATAAAAATGACTTTGAAACTATTGATGTTATCTCTGGTGGAATGATTACAGGAGACCGAATTGGAGCGATTGGAGAAGTTGCTCCCTATATCAAGAATGCTTATAAAGATGTAGAGAACCGAACAGGCGTAAAATTTGGTGAAACATTCTTACAGGATATTTTGGAAGAAGGAAGTGCTATTTTTACTTCTATTCCTCCTTCGATTGCTTTATCTGTTTTCAAAAAAGAAGCTCAAGAAAATCCAAAACTAGCAGGAGAAAAGAATGAAAAAGTTCTTTATTTTGCAGAAGACCTTCAAAGTCTTATTTATTTTGATGGAATTGTTCCAAAAGACTATTCAAAATATGGCAAACTAGCTACAAAATATGGTTTGAATAACAATGACTTTGTAGAGAAAATGAATAATCCAGACTATGAAAAACTGGCTCAAAAGGATTTTCAGTTATCGCAAGATTTTGGTGTAAATGGTTTTCCGACTCTTATTATCCAAAAAGGAGAAGAATTTTATTTATTTGCTAGAGGTTTTGTAGATTTGACAGAATTAGAAAGACGTTTTGAAGCAATGAAAAGTTCTGTTTAA
- a CDS encoding outer membrane beta-barrel protein encodes MNKFSACFLFLLFFTSSLFAQDMRIDKDKNIINTRDEVIPGYFIFDFGASSLLNAPDPMDLKVWGSWSVNLSYLGNIDLGTNVKFLPGVSLAVDNYMFKDDVSLFRGKNVLGEDKVQFYELEQDEIRKSKFSVTYIDIPLEFHYIPNPTKKGLRFALGGKFGIPVSGATKIRYKDDGANFIDKTKNNFHVSKVRYGALARIGYGSFYLFGYYGFNSLFQKDKLDCDCNGGSPITIGITLFAF; translated from the coding sequence ATGAATAAATTTTCTGCTTGTTTTCTTTTCCTGCTGTTTTTCACCTCTTCTTTGTTTGCACAAGATATGCGTATTGACAAGGATAAAAATATAATCAATACTAGAGATGAGGTAATTCCAGGTTATTTTATTTTTGATTTTGGTGCAAGCTCTTTACTTAATGCGCCTGACCCAATGGATTTGAAAGTTTGGGGTTCGTGGTCAGTTAATTTATCGTATTTAGGAAATATAGATTTGGGTACGAATGTAAAGTTTTTACCTGGAGTTTCACTTGCTGTGGATAATTATATGTTTAAAGATGATGTAAGTCTTTTTAGAGGAAAAAATGTATTGGGAGAAGATAAAGTACAGTTTTATGAGCTAGAGCAAGATGAGATTAGAAAAAGTAAATTTTCGGTAACCTATATAGATATTCCTTTGGAGTTTCATTATATTCCTAATCCAACTAAAAAAGGACTTCGTTTTGCTCTTGGTGGAAAGTTTGGAATCCCTGTTTCTGGAGCAACAAAAATAAGGTATAAAGATGATGGAGCTAATTTTATAGATAAGACAAAGAATAATTTTCATGTGTCGAAGGTGCGTTATGGTGCTTTGGCTCGTATTGGTTATGGCAGTTTTTATTTGTTTGGATATTATGGATTTAATTCTTTATTCCAAAAAGATAAGCTAGATTGCGACTGCAATGGAGGAAGCCCAATAACTATTGGTATTACTTTATTTGCGTTTTAA
- a CDS encoding DNA-3-methyladenine glycosylase 2 family protein has translation MIQEAKTQLSKDPLFIPILESVEINTFEDLKNEDTNSEVSIMSALIKAIISQQLSVKAADTIYKRFLHLFASVSPNAKILLETDNETLKSAGLSKQKITYIKEVALFSQKNDISIDFIMQKNNEEVIGYLTQIKGVGRWTVEMLLMFTLWRPDVFPLADLGIQQAMQKLLKTEEKGKQLQLLMQNHSEKWKPYRTIASMYLWKWKDNILFK, from the coding sequence ATGATTCAAGAAGCAAAAACACAACTTTCCAAAGATCCCCTCTTTATTCCTATACTAGAGAGTGTAGAGATAAATACATTTGAAGATTTAAAAAATGAAGACACAAACAGTGAAGTAAGTATTATGAGTGCGCTTATAAAAGCAATCATTTCTCAACAACTTTCCGTAAAAGCTGCTGATACTATTTATAAACGTTTTTTGCATTTATTCGCAAGTGTTTCTCCTAACGCCAAAATATTGTTAGAGACAGATAACGAAACTTTGAAGTCTGCTGGACTCTCAAAACAGAAAATAACATATATAAAGGAGGTAGCTTTATTTTCTCAAAAGAATGATATTTCAATAGATTTCATAATGCAAAAAAACAATGAAGAAGTAATAGGTTATCTAACACAAATAAAAGGCGTAGGAAGATGGACAGTCGAAATGTTACTTATGTTTACTCTGTGGCGACCAGATGTCTTTCCACTAGCTGACTTAGGAATACAACAAGCGATGCAAAAGTTATTAAAAACAGAAGAAAAAGGAAAACAGCTTCAATTACTTATGCAAAATCATTCAGAAAAATGGAAGCCTTATAGAACAATTGCTTCTATGTATTTATGGAAATGGAAGGATAATATCCTTTTTAAATAA
- a CDS encoding MbnP family protein produces MKNLFYYFLLFFFYVSCSTNEAKKQDETEKITLEVEFLVGNEHLKLLQEYQNDLGQKYLLENFKFYLSNFELESASTNKIFKVEDSYYLFSADREKNIFEREILVQKGGYNKLNFFIGVDSIKNTSLDNTGDLDISNSMAWDWNTGYKFVVMEGKYYNNSSDLTSSIPLVFHIGLNPSYKKISFNLDTVDEKGFLDTKKDKKIVLRVDLNSFFSSPNQIDFEAINNIMGKSAILTENYQRDFITLQEIQ; encoded by the coding sequence ATGAAAAATTTATTTTACTACTTTTTACTTTTTTTCTTTTATGTTTCTTGTTCTACTAATGAAGCTAAAAAGCAAGACGAAACGGAAAAAATAACTTTAGAAGTAGAGTTTCTTGTAGGAAATGAGCATTTAAAATTATTACAAGAATATCAAAACGATTTAGGACAAAAGTATTTATTAGAGAATTTTAAATTCTATTTAAGCAATTTTGAGCTTGAATCAGCTTCTACAAATAAAATATTCAAGGTAGAAGACTCTTATTATTTGTTTTCAGCAGATAGAGAAAAGAATATTTTTGAGAGAGAAATTTTAGTGCAAAAAGGAGGATATAACAAACTGAATTTTTTCATTGGAGTAGATTCTATCAAAAATACTTCATTGGACAATACTGGAGATCTGGATATTAGCAATAGTATGGCGTGGGATTGGAATACAGGCTATAAGTTTGTTGTAATGGAAGGAAAATATTATAATAACTCTTCTGATTTGACTTCCTCTATTCCTCTTGTTTTTCATATTGGACTGAATCCAAGCTATAAAAAGATAAGTTTTAATCTTGATACAGTTGATGAAAAAGGATTTTTGGATACAAAAAAAGATAAAAAAATAGTTTTGAGAGTAGATTTGAATAGTTTTTTTTCGTCTCCAAATCAAATTGATTTTGAAGCGATAAATAATATAATGGGAAAATCAGCTATTCTGACTGAAAATTATCAAAGAGATTTTATTACACTTCAAGAAATTCAATAA
- a CDS encoding NAD-dependent epimerase/dehydratase family protein gives MEKILIIGANGQLGTELSAALQQKYGEDAIIGSDIRKPKEETSIFEMLDVLDGDALLSIVKKYKVTQIYHLAAILSAKGEENPKMTWNINMNGLLNVLEVAHYEKLKKVYYPSSIAVFGTSTPSPAPQYTSMNPATIYGISKRAGEQWCEYYHNKYNVDVRSLRYPGLISYKTPPGGGTTDYAVDIFYKAVDGEHFNCFLEENTRLPMMYIPDAVRATLELMEAPKENLSTHEGYNLNAFDCTPKELYDEIKKHVPNLEISYEIDKLRQSIADSWSDQVNDDIARKDWNWKHEYDMESTTKEMLINLKKKFAVEK, from the coding sequence ATGGAAAAAATACTTATAATTGGTGCAAATGGGCAATTAGGAACAGAGCTTTCAGCTGCCTTACAACAAAAATATGGAGAAGATGCTATTATTGGTTCAGATATACGAAAACCGAAAGAAGAAACTTCTATTTTCGAAATGCTTGATGTCTTAGATGGCGATGCACTACTCTCAATAGTCAAAAAATATAAGGTTACACAGATTTATCATTTGGCTGCAATTCTTTCAGCAAAAGGCGAAGAAAATCCAAAGATGACGTGGAATATAAATATGAATGGGCTTCTGAATGTCTTGGAAGTGGCACATTATGAAAAACTAAAGAAAGTTTATTACCCTAGTTCGATTGCTGTTTTTGGAACTTCTACCCCATCACCTGCACCTCAATACACTTCAATGAATCCTGCTACAATTTATGGAATTAGCAAACGAGCAGGAGAACAATGGTGCGAATATTATCACAATAAATATAATGTAGATGTTCGTTCACTACGCTATCCTGGGTTGATTAGCTACAAAACACCTCCAGGGGGAGGAACGACAGATTATGCTGTTGATATTTTCTATAAAGCTGTTGATGGAGAACATTTTAACTGCTTTTTGGAAGAAAACACTCGCCTTCCGATGATGTATATTCCTGATGCTGTTCGTGCAACGTTAGAGCTTATGGAAGCACCAAAAGAAAATCTATCGACACACGAAGGATATAATCTAAATGCTTTTGATTGTACTCCAAAAGAGTTATATGATGAAATCAAAAAGCATGTTCCTAACTTAGAAATTAGTTATGAAATAGATAAACTTAGACAATCTATTGCTGATTCGTGGTCAGACCAAGTAAATGACGATATAGCTAGAAAAGATTGGAACTGGAAACACGAGTACGATATGGAAAGCACTACAAAGGAAATGTTAATCAATCTGAAAAAGAAATTTGCAGTAGAAAAATAG
- a CDS encoding competence/damage-inducible protein A, with the protein MIPAYIVAIGDELLYGQTLNTNAHSLSKMLTDVGFKVIKHISIADERQVILDSFEEMAKVAKVVLITGGLGPTKDDITKKTFAEYFKVGMRRDEDVLKHIENLFSSRGRMMTDMNKSQADVPTNCQVIHNEYGTAPAMWFEKDGCIFVSMPGVPYETENIMQKEVIPRLIEFFKPPFIIHKKIQTIGVPESILAQTIEGWENKLPAHVRLAYLPHLGKVTLRLTSEGDDKQKIEEELDNQIKKVVPLIEKYVYGFDDETIEGKVADLLKEKNLTLSVAESCTGGYAARTFTQHEGASAFFEGGVIAYSNDVKMKVLGVTLDTIVKYGAVSEQTALEMAEGVRKTLGTKIGIATTGVAGTGGGTPEKPVGTVWIAYSDENETVSKTYQLTKNRNLNIQLTTNAVLNLLRKKLIEKTF; encoded by the coding sequence ATGATTCCAGCTTATATTGTTGCTATCGGCGACGAACTTCTTTACGGACAAACACTCAATACAAATGCTCATTCTCTTTCTAAAATGCTAACTGATGTTGGTTTTAAGGTTATCAAACATATTTCTATTGCCGATGAGAGGCAAGTAATATTGGATTCTTTTGAGGAAATGGCAAAAGTGGCAAAGGTTGTATTGATTACTGGAGGTTTGGGACCTACAAAAGATGATATTACCAAAAAAACATTTGCAGAATATTTTAAGGTAGGAATGCGAAGAGATGAAGATGTTCTGAAACATATTGAAAATCTTTTTTCTAGTAGAGGAAGAATGATGACAGATATGAATAAATCACAGGCTGATGTTCCGACAAACTGTCAAGTTATTCATAACGAATATGGAACTGCCCCAGCCATGTGGTTTGAGAAAGACGGTTGTATTTTTGTTTCGATGCCCGGTGTGCCTTATGAAACTGAAAATATAATGCAAAAAGAAGTTATTCCTCGTTTGATAGAATTTTTCAAACCTCCTTTTATTATTCATAAAAAAATTCAAACTATAGGAGTTCCTGAATCTATTTTGGCTCAGACCATTGAAGGTTGGGAAAATAAACTACCTGCTCATGTTCGTTTGGCGTACCTTCCACACTTAGGAAAAGTAACATTACGTTTGACAAGTGAAGGAGACGATAAACAAAAAATTGAAGAAGAGTTAGACAATCAAATCAAGAAAGTAGTTCCTCTGATAGAAAAATATGTTTATGGTTTTGATGATGAAACAATAGAAGGAAAGGTAGCTGATTTATTGAAAGAAAAAAACCTTACTTTGAGTGTTGCAGAAAGCTGTACGGGTGGATATGCAGCTCGTACTTTTACACAACATGAAGGTGCGTCAGCATTTTTTGAAGGGGGAGTAATTGCTTATTCCAATGATGTAAAGATGAAAGTTTTGGGAGTAACATTAGATACAATCGTAAAATATGGTGCAGTGAGTGAACAAACAGCCTTAGAAATGGCAGAAGGAGTACGCAAAACACTAGGAACAAAAATCGGAATCGCCACAACAGGCGTAGCAGGAACAGGTGGAGGAACACCTGAAAAACCAGTTGGAACAGTATGGATTGCTTATTCTGATGAAAATGAAACCGTTTCGAAAACCTATCAACTCACCAAAAATAGAAACTTAAATATTCAACTGACTACAAATGCAGTTCTGAATTTACTTAGAAAAAAATTAATAGAAAAAACTTTCTGA